The stretch of DNA AAAACTCAAGGTACGAATGGTACACTAATTGTCTCTTTATACGTTGATGATCTCATCTACACATGCAATAATGAGAAGATGATAAAGAAGTTTAAAGAAGACATGATGAAAAATTTTGAGATGACCGACCTGGGATTAATGCACTACTTTCTCGGGatcgaaataactcaaaaagaAGATGGGATCTTCATCTCACAAAAGAAGTATACAGAGACACTATTGAAGAAATTCAAAATGGAAGGATGCAAGACTGTATCAACTCCATTAGACAACAACAAAGCTCTCAAGAAAGAAGATGGCTCACCGAAAGCTGATGAATCAAAATTTCGAAGTCTAATTGGTAGCCTACTATATCTAACTGCTACAAGACCAGACATAATGTATGCAGTTAGTCTCCTATCAAGATTCATGCATAATCCAAGTCAAGTTCACTACGGAGCAGCCAAGCGAATCCTCAGATACTTGCAAGGAACAAAATTCTACGGAATATGGTACAGAGTTACAAGTGACTCAAAACTTGTTGGCTACACAGATAGTGACTGGGCAGGATCCATGGACGACATGAAGAGCACGTCAGGATATGCCTTCACACTTGGATCAGGAATATTTTCATAGGCATCAAAGAAGCAAGCAACTCTTGCGCAATCATCAGCAGAAGCAGAGTATATTCCAGCAGCACTGACTACAAGCCAAGCTATATGGCTCAAAAGAATACTAGAAGACATGGGAGAATCACAGAAAGAAGCTACAAAGATATATTGCGATAGCAAATCAGCTATAACAATGGCAAAAAATCCAGTATTTCATAGTAGAACTAAACATATAAGCATCAAGTACCATTTCATCAGGGAAGCAGAAGCAAATAAAGAAATCGAGCTCAAGCACTGCAAGACTGAAGAGCAGGTAGCCGACATATTCACAAAGGCACTACCAAGAGGAAAGTTCGAGCTATTGCGAGACATGATCGGAGTTACCGAAATGTGTACCAAGGAGGAGTGATGAAAAGTGCTacaaatttctacacttttcttaTCTAGAAAATTCTAGTATTAACTACACAAaactaagaaaattagagaaaactAGAATTACCTAGAAACTATATTTGTAAAGAAACTTAGAAAATTCTAGAATATCTTAGAAAGTTAAATTGtaattcaaaataagaaaaatctagaaagtTGTAGTATCATCCTTAGCTCCCTATAAATACCAAGCTTGGGTTGAGGAGCTAGTGTAACAAAACAACCAACACCAAAAAACAAAAGTTCCAAACTATCAATAAAAGTTTACTACTTTCTCAAACAACCCTCTCTTCTAAGccaaactcatttcatatactAAATCAACAACTACTCATCAACATCACTACTTCACTACATTACCACAACAAACCATTAACCACATATCCATCTATCCCAAATCTGAACCAATACAAATTTATTCTCAAACCATCATATTATTATCCGATCGTGCCCTTTaaattttttgtgttgttttaaatTTCTATAAATTATGTATATTACTAATTCGACATTGATGCGACAATACCAGTAAACAACATACCAAGTCAATTGTTTGTTTGCCAAATAGATGAAAATTAAAGGAAATCTTATAACTCATGAATGTGAATAATTCGAAAGAATATAGAAAAATGTGGAAAATTTAGGAAGCACGATTGGCTAGTAGTAATAGTTCGGGATAAAAGTAGGGCTGAGCATCGGTCGGTTTAGtcgattttttttctatataaaaaatcAAGAATTCAGTTTTCGGTCTGGATTGGTGCAATTTGAAAACCGACCAACCAATTCAGAACTTATCTTAAAACCGACCGTTTTGAACCAcgggttggtcggtttaaaccgcccaaactaaacctttttttttaaaaaaaaaaaatgtgatccaatttattctataaacacattattctacattttataactataaacatacaaattaattgttcataaactaattatcttattcttttaactttaatattaatgaaataataatatattattattatatattattagtaactacaatatataaagtaaaaaaaaaattaataaattaatatatatgtataacggtcGGTTTTGATTTTTTCGATCGGTTTATTACCAAAAAAAACCGACCGTTCAATGACGGTTTTAACCGTTAGTGATTTTTTTGGTTTTCCGTTCCGTCAGTTTCGATTCCAACAATGTTCGGTAGGTCGGTTTGAAcgatttttttcgattttttaaattttatgctcaGTCACAAAagtcttatttattttattagattttttttttctaaggatattttattagatatttattaaGGAACAATGAATTatcttaacaaaaataaaataaactcaaAAAGTCAATAACACACCACTTGCCTAGAAATTAAAATGAATCtaaaattaagaagaaaaatattagtaaatataatatgttttttttttttctgtgagaagtacataaatataatatgctTGAATACCACGCCAAGAAGAGTAAAATTTAGTAGAAAGAGATAaaaattattagtataatttactAACAAAGAGATGGAAAATTTCCCACGAGGAAAATATGTTGtcatatttgatatttaatggaagaataatatgttaaaaaaaaatggaagaaTAACAATGTCAATAATGATGATACGATGATATAATAGCGCTATTATTTTGGTTTCTACTTTCCAAGAAGTAACTGACCAAATCtaattactgtttttttttctttttaatctttttttggTGTTATGGAAAGTTGTGTAGATATTACCGTACAAAACATGACCCACCAAAAGGAGAAAACAAAGAAGCAAAAAGGGACCATAAAGCTAGCTTGGTATGTAATATGTATGTATGGCCGTCACTAATGGAGCtcaaatattttatgaataaattCGGGCAAGTCAACACCGTTCGTTGCCCATCAAACAAAACGCCATGAGCTTCAATCAGACGGCCTAAAGTCCAGGACTTGTTTCCTAGTTCAGCCTGACACATTCACTCAATGGAACATAAATTTAAGCAATATAGGCTATGTTGGACAccattttctctttcttcttcctctattAGGACAAAGCACGGCGTTTTTGTGAGTTCCTAGTCAGGAAGGCAAGGCAAGTGAAGCAATAGCAGCCCATCATTTCAGGTTTTCCAACACCGCCTTTTAACTTTTTTTCCCTCCAATATTGGCTACTTTTGGAATCAAATCGATTTTCTTTGGATTCAATTTTCGGGGTTTCCAATTCTTCTGTAAGATTCTTTAATACCCAGTTTGCGTTTCTTCAATCTTTGTCTCTGCATgtcctacttttttttttgactggATGCATGATTTTTGTTGTTTATTTGTTGAGATTTTGGGATTTTGTTGTAATcttaattggttttgataaaTTTGTGGTTTGCGAGCCTCTTTTGCTCCTTTTCTAATTAAACAAAGTCCATTTGCTCTTTTGCTATTTGGggtttttttaaagaaaaaaaatataatacatatttatttatttgctgTAGCTGAATTTAATGATGACTCTTTTTGGGATCGTGAGTAGGGGCCATATCCGTTGTACTGTGATTTGGATTGTCTAAAAGCTTAATTCAAGCTCATGCTCTATGGCTTTGTCTTTTTGTATTGTTTCATGCATAATTAAGCTTAAGATGAGGACCCTAATCATCCTATGATTGGGACTTATGATTGATTGTGTTCTCCTAGTATATATTCATCAAATTTTATATGACTTTTGGTTTGATACTGTTGACGCTTTTAGGTAATTGTTTATTGCATCAATTTTATGCTACTGGCAACTGCTTTGGCTAGTTTACTGTTCTTCTTAAAAGGGGTAGGGGTGAGAATTTGTTGGGTTGTGGTTGAATTCCCTATAATGGTGTATGATGTTGAAGACACTTGTCTACAATAATATTTGCTTTCTTAGATGTTCTTAGGAGAGTAAACTTTTAGTCTGTTTTTGTCATTAATATGATTAAATTCAACTTCATATTGGTCAGAGAGAAATAAAAAGGAGATGCGTGATTGCTTAACAaccagattttttttattatgaaaagaagaaaaaaaatcaacaagtaCACATAATGATAATACTATGAAAGTTACTTCTCTCATTTCCTTTTTATAGCTATGCTTTGTTTTCTttgatatattaaatatatacatagatTGGTGAATAGTATAAAGCTAAAAGAAATATGCCATGCTCAACTTGGATTGTCTGTTGGTTGCCATACTGTTTActtttttgtgttttcttggTACTGTCACTATTATTTCAAGTGTGGGCTTCTGATTCCACTTTAAtccctttaatatttattagggactcaattaaattatttggtattctgaaaaaataatatcattatTGTTTTTTTGGGGTTATTCCTCTATGATCAGAGCTAATTAATACAATATCCCATGTAATGATGTTTTTTTTTGCTACATCTTATTTAAGATGCTGAAACTGGTTACTGGTTACCACTCTTGATATGCCTGTGATGGTTAACATGTCCTACTTTATTTGTTCAAGGGTCAGATGCAAAAGAGCTGAGCTACCTTGGGGCATCTCAAATTATGTCTTTATCTTTCCCTGTTGGCTCTACCCCTATTGAAGACAAGTATACCAAGCTGCCAGATACTTACCAGGTTTCTTCACAAAGAAAAATCATGATGAATTCCTCCATAAGACAGGGTCCTTCGTTAAGTTCCAGTGCTGGGTCTAATGAGCGATTCTTTTCATCACCCTCCAGGTTACCGAGCGATGTTCAAGATCCTATATCTTCAGTTTCCCCACATGAAAGACATTCCCTCCATTCTCTTGTTCCTCAGTCAAGTGGTGGAATGCCACCAATCCATTCTCCCCTTTCAGAAGGGCAATCTACAACATTTATTGATCACATTACAGAAAATAATGATATTCCCTGGTGTCCGAATTCAATTCATGATTTACTTGATTTTCCTGGAATGGTCTCTGTCCCGAATGATCAGGTTGAATCTAGTACTGTTGCTGCAAGATCTCAGGACCATAATCAAAAGAATGATTGGCCAGATTGGCAGATGATTTCCATCAGTGATGATCTGGATCAATTATGGCCTGACCTTCCTATTAGTCGTAATAGAACAGATTCCAAACCAGAGGTGTGTACTTCAACTTAATATTGTTTTGCTGAATTTGCTGGAGTTTTATAGACATGTAAGGAAGCCCACTTGTTAAAGAATATGTTCTTTTTAAAGCACAGTTGAAATTCTAGGATACCTCATTGTTGCTTGACGCCTTTGAAATGTCTCTTGCATTTTCACATTAACAGtagttaacttttaaaataggtGTTTTGTGTTTCTAATATTTAAGAGGACCTAAGATCACTTTGATTCTTGCTCTTAGCTAAAAAAAGGCCTCTGTACATGTTTATTTCGTAGGGATTTCAACAAAAAGGAAACTTGTttgactttttcttttcttataccTGAAGGTGTGTATACAATCAGTTGATGCCTCGGTGCAGCAGATCCAAAATTATCAACAGCCTTCACTGCAATGTATAGAGCATGCTACTACTCCTGATCCATTGTGTAATGCATCCTCAACGAAATCCAGAATGCGTTGGACACAAGAGCTTCACGAGGCCTTTGTCGAAGCTGTCAACACACTTGGTGGCAATGAAAGTGCGTAAACCACTTAATTCTGTTATTGCAATTTACATGTGATTAGGACTCAAAACAGAACATTCCTTTCCATATTTACTTTAAATTATTGAAATGCATACAGGAGCTACTCCAAAAGGTATCTTAAATCTGATGAAAGTTCCAGGATTGACTATTTATCATGTAAAAAGCCACCTGCAGGTATGTTAAATCCTTGCTTCTTCTTCTGCCAGGTTCCTTGCAACTTTTATTGTTTtctgattattatttttttttttttgtattttatagaAATATAGAACAGCCAGATACAAGCCAGAACTGTCAGAAGGTAATCAATGACCTTTGTTTTTCCTCTCTTATTATTTCCTGTACCACTGAGGCCTATGGACTTTCACATTTCTAAACATTTGTGCATGTGTTTTCATGGTTAATCTTTTGAATGTTTAACCTGCTTTGCTTATGCAGCTTTTCTTGTCAATGACTAGTATTTTGAAAGATTTCATTGCAAACATTTGCTTATTTACTATTTCATTCTAACTtctccaaatatatatatatatatataaatatatatatatatatatatgtattcataATTAATAAGTGATTGATAAGTTGAAAGTATTTTGCctgtattttgtttattttcagGTATCACTGAGAAAAAATCACCAACAGCTGAAGACGTGAGATCTCAAGAGTTAAACACGTATGTATTTaatgttataatattattgttgTCCTTTCTCGGAGATGTAAAGCATAGAAATCTCCTCAGGCTcacaatttgaaattttttccctTGTGCAGGAGTATGGGGATCACTGAAGCTTTGAGGTTGCAGGTGGAACTTCAGAAGCGCCTCCACGAACAACTTGAGGTATATTTGGTCATGCAGCTTTGTTTTCTTGTATTTTCAGTAGAAGCATGTTACATCTAACAGTGTGGATTAGGCAAACACCATATATAACATCAAACATGAAATT from Cannabis sativa cultivar Pink pepper isolate KNU-18-1 chromosome 2, ASM2916894v1, whole genome shotgun sequence encodes:
- the LOC133029026 gene encoding protein PHR1-LIKE 1-like; this translates as MGESQKEATKIYCDSKSAITMAKNPVFHSRTKHISIKYHFIREAEANKEIELKHCKTEEQLCRYYRTKHDPPKGENKEAKRDHKASLVIVYCINFMLLATALASLLFFLKGVGVRICWVVVEFPIMVYDVEDTWSDAKELSYLGASQIMSLSFPVGSTPIEDKYTKLPDTYQVSSQRKIMMNSSIRQGPSLSSSAGSNERFFSSPSRLPSDVQDPISSVSPHERHSLHSLVPQSSGGMPPIHSPLSEGQSTTFIDHITENNDIPWCPNSIHDLLDFPGMVSVPNDQVESSTVAARSQDHNQKNDWPDWQMISISDDLDQLWPDLPISRNRTDSKPEVCIQSVDASVQQIQNYQQPSLQCIEHATTPDPLCNASSTKSRMRWTQELHEAFVEAVNTLGGNERATPKGILNLMKVPGLTIYHVKSHLQKYRTARYKPELSEGITEKKSPTAEDVRSQELNTSMGITEALRLQVELQKRLHEQLEHQRKLQLQIEEQGKYLEKMFDQHKKMETKYKASSSTSHDNKNSLSNIAPHSSENNKSKISEVDLLEKGISSSNAKSNPDVSFIDPSEKEKAHDETETCKENSDVPPTKRARCE